The sequence tcgcttccagcggatatgtttgggccctccctttcctggttccctaattttaggtccttgataaatcgcctcttgaaacagaagaaatgttcccctcgggcacaactgcatatttttttatttcctgacttattggagccataactcattttatttttcatagacgtagcggtatgagggctggtttgttgcgggacgagctgtagttattattggtaccattttggggtacatgcaactttttgatccccttttatcctattttttgggatgccaggtaaacaaaaaaacgcaattctggcccaGCTTTTTtcgcgttttttttatacagcgttcaccatgcgttataaactacatgttacctttattctgcgggtcagtccgattccggcgatacctcatttatagaactttttcatgttttacaactttttgcacaataaaattacttttgtaaaaagaatgtattttttctgtcgccaagttgtgagaaccataacgttttaatttttttgtcgacggagctgtatgagggcttgttttttgcgggacgagctatagtttttataggtaccatttttggatacgtgcgactttttgatcactttttattctaatatttgtagggcaaagtgaccaaaaaacagaaactctggtaacgttttttacgttttttttacgctgttcaccgcgtgcaataaataatataatattttgatacctccggtcgttacggtcgcggcgataccaaatacatatggtttattattatttttcaataataaaggacttgataagagtaaaagggggattgtgttttatttgattacttgaaacttttattgttttcaaacttttattttttgcacttttttttacacttttttatactttttttacactttttctcaagtcccactaggggacttgaaggtccaacagtcagatttttttttttctaatacattgcactacctatgtagtgcaatgtattagatgtcagtcattcactgacagcaagccgattaggcttcgcctcccggcggggcctaaatcggcttccgtaatggcagagcaggagaccattgtgtctcctgttgccatagcagcagtcaccagtcccgattgcctgtcagggctggcgatctgctagtaaccgctacgatgaagcaatcgctttcgattgctgcatcgaaggggttaatggcagggatcggagctagctccggttcctgccgttacaggtggatgtcagctgtacagtacagctgacctccaccgctgatgacgccggatcagttcctgacccggcgccatcttgccggcagctacggaagccgatcaggctccgccgccgggcggatcttgaccggcttcggtgctaggcagaccgggaggccagtattaggcctccggttgccattgcagccaccggaaccccggcaatttcattactggggttccgatgagctgcaaacaccttaagtgcagcgatcgcgtttgagcgctgcacttaaggggttaatggcggggatcgaaactaatttcggtccccgccgttacagccggatgtcagctgtaagatacagctgagatccggtgatgatggcaccggctcagcttctgagccggtcccaaacattcggcgtacatgtacggcaagatgcgggaagtcgatgctttccatgacgtacatgtacggcaaatgtcgggaaggggttaatagcaccattttgggggacatattatttattgattaacttttattaactttttttggggggggaaatagaaaaaaacctgaaatgtcaccactttttcacgtcttaaatctacgccgtttaccgtgtggtataaataacacaataactttattcagcgggttgttacgattgcggcgataccaaatttgtatagtttttgtatgttttgcttttacagtaaaaacgctttttttttaaaaataatttgtttttgtgtctccagatttgaagagccgtaacggttttattgttccgccgatgcagttgtatgagggctttttttttgcgggacgacttgtagtttttattggtaccattttggagtagatgcgactttttgatcactttttataaaaaaaaatttaagtcaggattcacagaaaacagcaatttttccatcgttttttattacattttttacggcgttcaccgtgcgggttaaataatgtaatagctttatagtcggggtcgttacggacgcggtgataccaaatatgtgtaactttttacatttattttgtttttttaatagtaaagcagtttgtaaggggaaaaagtgggtttttcattttttttcacatttttttaaaattaactttattaaacttttttttaacttttttactagtcccattaggggacttcactatcctccgatcgctattataatacactgcaatacttctgtatatagtgtattacggcctgtccgtgtaaaacatccaggcatctgctaggcctccggcatgatctagcaggcattcactccaggcagacatgggggcctttattaggcccccggctgccattagagacacagacacttggcgatcgtattgccgggtgtcggtggggtgacagagagctccccccccccctccctctctccaaaaccagtcagatgcggtgctcgctattgtgcaccgcatcggaggggttaaacgggtgagatcgatacttatattgatctcacccggcagagcagggacgccccagccctcagctacctctagcaccggagagcagggagatttgacgctcccggctctgtttactcatcctgatgcagcgctgtaaaaagtctatggcatcggaataaagcccgttagtggccgccgtgaaaaggcgtattggcggtcactaacgggttaaacaggtGTAGTTGTCCCTCAGTGTTAAAAATGGTTTGAATACATTACTGTGGCAAATCCGATTATTGCCTCTCCATACCTAGTACGTGGACAGAGACGTTGCGTTCTCTATGGCTGCCGGATTGCGGTCTTGAGCTGAACGGCTATCTTTATTCCCATGTTATTATCACGCTCCGTCCTTGAGATGGGGGGGCTTTGGGCAGTAATCAGATGCACTCTGCGTTTCTCGCTGCGCGTTCGGCTGATGTTGGGGGTGTGGCTTCCGGGTACGTCAATGACGTGGGCTACCGTGATTGGCTGCTTACGGGGGCATTGCCTTAGCCCCAGGGGAGGAGTATTATATGACCTCTGGGTCGCCGCTGACatccatgcgagcacgcttccgtgtgtgtTACATTCTGATATCGCTGGCATCGTAGCCAGAATAAGAAAGATATAGACCCCTGACCAAACAATGTATAGCAACGCGCGGGgtcagtgaagtgagggattagAGCGTAGGTGACCGTGGCATTGTTGGGTAACCCCAGCACCGGGggatttaggagcggtaactgcagacTCTGGTGTGTTTTGGGGTCCCAGCCActgatacaccaatgtttaaaccctGATCCCACATATCTTTCACGTATACTCAATAGGAGGAGGGTTCACAAACAAACCAGCAATTGTAGTATAGCTTTAATACGTTTAAATAAGCGCGGTGGGGCttctttcacagtggtgattgtacccctgactGTACCCCTGACTGTACCCCTGACTGTACCCCTGACTGTACCCGATTGTACTACTGACTGTTCCCCTGACTGTACCCCTGACTGTACCCCTGATTGTACCCGATTGTACTACTGATTGTTCCCCTGACTGTACCCCTGACTGTACCACTGACTGTACCCCTGACTGTTCCCCTGACTGTTCCCCTGACTGTACCCCTGACTGTACCCCTGACTGTACCCCTGACTGTTCCCCTGACTGTTCCCCTGACTGTACCCCTGACTGTACCTGTTTTTAGAGTtatcaaataaaaattatacgttttactcatttatcacttcagtaaattactgctgaggtgttatcaatgcggcggagcatgggggtgatcagccggtggcagtgctgaggtgttatcaatgcggcgtggcggcGATGTAGTACCGACTGTTAGAATCGTTATGTCCAAAAAAGTTGGGGAGTCGTCCCATTCTCGCAGGAACTGTCTCTGAAGGGGCCTGGAGTGAAACCGTGCCCATGTCCCCGCAGGCATCGCGTCCCTGAGAGATCTGTAGGATAAAGGTCCAATACTCGGCCCTTTATCACCGGTCTTATTGAAGGGGGAAGGAAAGGTGAATCCAGCTGAATTCCCAGGGAGGTGCAGACCCTAGAAGGAGTTGGGCGGATTTCTCCGAGGACTGGTCATGTGGAACAGAGTAAGTGAAGGCTGCCGGTCCGAGACAGACGGGAAGACGACACAATCCCACTCATACGGGATTAGCAGGAGGATCCTGGATCTTATTGTCACAATCTCTGCAACTAGTTCAGTAAAACTTCTGGAAGGGCCCGGTATGTAAGTGAGGCAGAGAACAGGCCAGCTATACGGCTAATGGTGGCAAGCGCCCTCCATGCCCAGAGTGGCCATTACCCAGTCCTGAAACAGGACCTTCACTCTGGGACTTCGCTCTCCGTTATGACCTTTTGTTTAGGAGCTTCACATTTACAATAACTGACGGAGCCGTTTGGTTTCCTTACCAGGAATAATGTGGAGTAAAATCGctccccatctcctccttggGGACCAGGGTAAGACCCTCTTTATTCCTGGTATTCTGGGGAAGATAAAGCCCCTTGACTTTCTAGtatgactgggttcacacgaccatgttacgtccgtaatcgtatttcggccacaagtcccggaccgaacacagtgcagggagccgggctcctatcatagtcatgtacgacgctaggagtcccggcctcgctgtaatcatgttttcagtacgggacagcagttccacggagaggcagggactcctagcgtcgtacataaccatgatgctaggagcccggctccctgcactgtgttcggtccgggacttgtggccgaaatatgttccgtccattacggacgtaacatggtcgtgtgaatccggcctaaatgttTTCCCCCAAACGTTGTTTCTTGGTTTTCTGATAATAATTTTTACGAAAAAGCGGAGGCCGCTGGGAAACCCTTCTCTCTCTCGCCGTATCATCTAATGCGGGACCAAAAAGGAGGAGGTTTCCCCCACACGGAGAGCACACAACCCACCCCGATCCCCCGGCCAAGCTTTCAGCAAGATGGCCGTCCGGGCGGGACCTGACAAAGCGGCTGCTCATCGGAGGAGGGGACGTaggatttgttttttggggtgtttcttctTTAGGTGTTCCTCAATGTTGCTGCCTGACAACCCAAACCTTCAGAGGGTAAGGAGGATTTTTTTGGAAGCTTTGCCCACAGGTGCACCCACTGCAGGAACCCTCTCCCCACGAGCAGGCTCCTCTTCACCAGCTGCAGGGACAAACAAAAACCAGTCCTATCCGGGCCCTTCCAGAAGACGCTTAAAACTCGGACTTGTAGGGGCGAGACGTTCCCACATCTGCCCGCGCTCCTTCACTTCGGCCACATTCACCGCGGCTCTAACAGCCTTAAAAGGTCCGAATTCTCTGCGGGAAACCAGATCCCCCGTCATATCCTCTTCAGAGTCGTCGTCCGGAGAAACCTCTTATAAATGGCGCCGGGTCAGCTCAGTCTCTGGCCGGCCGCGCCGGGGGGATCAGTTCAGAGGAAATCTTTAGGGAACTTTTAACCTCCGATTTGATCGTTTATTCAGTGTTTGTAATTAAAGAGGGCGACTCGTCTGCCGCTACGAGGTCGAGGGATGACGGACAAAGTGGCGTCTGGTAAGAGGTGAGGGGCTTCCTGCAGATCCGAACCCCTGTGCCTTGTCTTGGCAGTTTTCATAGAAACACTTGTGGCCTGAAATAAATAAAACGAGGACCTCCAGGACTGCCGGCTGGAGCCGCTCCGGACGTCCCGTAGATTGCCAGGAGGGACCCGATGCTCCAGAACCGATGACGGGCTGGACTTATAACGTGCCTGGCCGCTCCTGGGCATCAATGTAACATCTTCCCCCCCCCCTATCCTGGCCTGTGGTCGCCCCCGAAAGTCACGCCTGAGGTCAATCTCCAGAACCGACCTCCGCTCCACAAAACCAGAAGTCACACGGACGACAGAGGGAGGAGAACAGGGGCCGCCCGGCCGGAGCGTGGGGAGGGGGGCCAGGCTCAGAAGATGCAGCTTCCACCGGCCTCCTGTGCAGAGGACCAGAACCCTaaactgagggggggggggtacatgaaTATCTCCTCGGGTTCCTGGTCCTGGGATaggacctcctcctcctcacaccgCTGCCGTCATGGGCGCTGGGAAAAAGTGGCAAGAACCTTCAGAACGACTTTCTATACGTGCTGTACCCCTGAGGCAAATAGGCAGCGATATTAGAGGGGGTGACTGTGCTCAAGTACAAGGCAAATAGGTCATTCAGGagcctggaaaagctgggtggttTCCCTCGAGTACTGTAATAGACTAGTTATGCAGCACTACATCCTGCTCTCCTGTGACATTACTAATGACGACAAGGACTTTCAATTACAGGGAGTCGTCGTGTAATGTCCTGATCCTTATGGATTGGGGGTCACGTGTGGGTGGGATCACGGCACCTACACATGGAGGTCTCTTTCCTGGCGGGGGAGGGGGTGGCTTTGTCGCGCTCTTCTCTAACGGTTTTTACACTTACATCTGATTCAGGGAGACTGGCGTGTCGACCACAATAACGGCccaccacccagctttcccagactcctgaaaggCAAATACATCCATCATGCCGTATTCTATGGTtgtaggaaagctgtgtgaccacCGCCATAGTAGCGCCATATTAGCAGCCGCGCAGCTTCCTTCTTATTGGCGGTTGAATACGATGGTTTGACAGTGAAGAATCCTGCGGGAGACGCCATCGTTACAACCAAACCGCGACGGCCGATACAAAGAAACGACTTTTATTACAGCAGTTTCCGGTCGTCTCCGCAGGTTTCCGCGAGGTAAACGACCAATTTCTGTGGCGCCCTCCCctcattattatatgtacagccgCTCTCGTCACCCCCACCTTGGCGCTCGTTACATTGGTCTAGAACTTGACGAATCGTGGCACAAGGActagtcccccctccccctctgtaTGGGGAGGAGCCCTGAGAAGTCTCCGCCCTGAGCCGCGTTATAGGAACGTCACATCGTCCTGGGACTGCACCCAGCGCCAGTGCGCCTCGTACTCCAGGGGGGCTGTGCCGGACGCCCTCCCGTTCTGGCTCGGCCGGAGTTTAGTTTTCTCCTCAGGGGGCTTCACATCTGGTTGCGGGTGTTTTAAGGGGCCGTTGGGCGGCCGGGTCCCTGACATGTAATGATCGGCGGAGGTCAGCGGGAGGCGGTGCGGGGTGGAGGACACGAGGGATTCGCTGGCGCTCAGGCTGTACTCATCCATGTCGTCCGCCAGCGTGTCCAGGAAGCTGCCGATGGAGATGCTGTCCAGCCGGTCCGTGGGGTCGTGGACGCTGTTCCAGCTGCCGCGTCGTGAGGTCTCCCGGCTGCCCGCCAGACTGTACTGACTACTGGTCAAGCTGCTGCAGCGACTGGTCAGGGGGCCCTTCTCCTCCAGGATCCACTTCACCCCCTCAATCCCCTCATTCACCAGGAGCAGCTGCTGCAGGATCTGGATGTCGATGGCGCGGAGGCAGGCCTGCGGGGGAGGGAAGACAAAGGGGAGAATCAGCGGCGCCAGGACACGACCACCACTCAACATGTGCACAAAATTTACATACAGAGCAGCGGCACCAGAGGACTACCCCAATAAAACATGAGCGCAGTATCTACATAGAGAGCAGCGCCACCAGGGGACCGCAGTATCTACATAGAGAGCAGCGCCACCAGGGGACAACCCCAATAAAACATGAGTGCAGTATCTACATAGAGAGCAGCGGCACCACCCACAGGTCTCCTCATCATACGGGGGGGGGGATGGGGACGGGGGACTCatcatacacggggggggggggctcctcatcatacacgggggggctcctcatcatacacgGGGGGCTCATCATACACGGGGGGCTCATCATACACCGGAGGGGGGGGGCTCCTCGTCATAcaccggaggggggggggcccctcgtcatacaccggagggggggggggctcctcgtcatacaccggaggggggggggctcctcgtcatacaccggaggggggggggctcctcgtcatacaccggagggggggggggctcctcgtcatacaccggaggggggggggggctcctcgtcatacaccggaggggggggggggctcctcatcatacacgggggggggggcgggctcctcatcatacacgggggggggggcgggctcctcatcatacacggggggggggcgggCTCCTCGTCATACACCGGGGGGGCTCCTCGTCATACACGGGgggggctcctcatcatacacggggggggctcctcatcatacacggggggggctcctcatcatacacgGGGGGCTCATCATACACGGGGGGCTCGTCATACACCGGAGGGGGGGGGCTCCTCGTCATACACCGGAGGGGGGGGGCTCCTCGTCATACACCGGAGGGGGGGGCTCCTCGTCGTACAGCGGAGGGGGGGCCTCCTCTTCGTACAGCGGAGGTGGGCTCATCGTCGTACACCGGAGGGGGGCTCCTCGTCATACAGAGGGGGGGGGCTCCTCGTCATacaccggagggggggggggggggctcctcgtcatacaccggagggggggggggctcctcgtcatacaccggaggggggggggggggctcctcgtcatacaccggagggggggggggggctcctcatcatacacgggggggggcgggctcctcatcatacacggggggggggggcgggctcctcatcatacacggggggggggcgggctcctcatcatacacgggggggggggcgggctcctcatcatacacggggggggggcgggctcctcatcatacacgggggggggggggggcgggctcctcatcatacacgggggggggggggcgggctcctcgtcatacaccgggggggctcctcatcatacaccgggggggctcctcatcatacacgggggcggctcctcatcatacacgggggggcgggctcctcatcatacacggggggggggctcctcatcatacaccggggggggctcctcatcatacaccggggggggggctcctcatcatacaccGGGGGGGGTTCTTCATCATACACCGGGGGGGGTTCTTCATcatacaccgggggggggggctcctcatACACGGGGGGGGGCTCCTCATCATACCCCGGGGGGGCTCATCATACACCGGgggggctcctcatcatacaccgggggggctcctcatcatacacgggggggggggcgggctcctcatcatacacggggggggggggcgggctcctcatcatacacgGGGGGGGGCGGGCTCCTCGTCATACACCCGGGGGGGCGGGCTCCTCGTCATACACCGGGGGGCTCCTCGTcatacaccggggggggggggggggcgggctcctcatcatacacgggggggggggggcgggctcctcgtcatacaccggggggctcctcgtcatacaccggagggggggggggggactcctcgtcatacaccggagggggggggggactcctcgtcatacaccggaggggggggggggactcctcgtcatacaccggagggggggggggactcctcgtcatacaccggaggggggggggggactccccgtcatacaccggagggggggggggggactccccgtcatacaccggagggggggggggactcctcgtcatacaccggaggggggggggggggactcctcgtcatacaccggagggggggggggggactcctcgtcatacaccggaggggggggggggactcctcgtcatacaccggaggggggggggggactcctcgtcatacaccggaggggggggggggactcctcgtcatacaccggaggggggggggggggactcctcgtcatacaccggaggggggggggggactcctcgtcatacaccggagggggggggggggactcctcgtcatacaccggagggggggggggggggactcctcgtcatacaccggaggggggggggactcctcgtcatacaccggagggggggggggggactcctcgtcatacaccggagggggggggggggggactcctcgtcatacaccggagggggggggggactcctcgtcatacaccggaggggggggggggactcctcgtcatacaccggagggggggggggggggactcctcgtcatacaccggaggggggggggactcctcgtcatacaccggagggggggggggactcctcgtcatacaccggaggggggggggggactcctcgtcatacaccggagggggggggggggactcctcgtcatacaccggagggggggggggactcctcgtcatacaccggaggggggggggggggactcctcgtcatacaccggagggggggggggactcctcgtcatacaccggaggggggggggggactcctcgtcatacaccggagggggggggggggactcctcgtcatacaccggaggggggggggggactcctcgtcatacaccggagggggggggggggactcctcgtcatacaccggagggggggggggactcctcgtcatacaccggaggggggggggggactcctcgtcatacaccggaggggggggggggactcctcgtcatacaccggaggggggggggggactcctcgtcatacaccggagggggggggggggggactcctcgtcatacaccggagggggggggggggactcctcgtcatacaccggaggggggggggggggactcctcgtcatacaccggagggggggggggactcctcgTCATACACCGGAGGGGGGCGGGCTCCTCGTCATACACCGGGGGGCTCCTCGTCATACACGGGGgggggctcctcatcatacacggggggggctcctcatcatacacgGGGGGGGCTCATCATACACGGGGAGCTCATCATACACCGGAGGGGGGGGGCTCCTCGTCATAcaccggaggggggggggctcctcGTCATACACCGGAGGGGGGGGGCTCCTCGTCATACACCGGAGGGGGGGGGCTCCTCGTCATACACCGGAGGGGGGGCCTCCTCTTCGTACAGCGGAGGGGGGCTCATCGTCGTACACCGGGGGGGCTCCTCGTCATACACCGGAGGGGGGGGCTCCTCGTCATACaccggagaggggggggggctcctcgtcatacaccggagaggggggggggctcctcgtcatacaccggagaggggggggggctcctcatcatacacggggggggggggcgggctcctcatcatacacggggggggcgggctcctcatcatacacgggggggggcgggctcctcatcatacacggggggggcgggctcctcatcatacacgggggggggcgggctcctcatcatacacggggggggggcgggctcctcatcatacacggggggggggcgggctcctcatcatacacggggggggggcgggCTCCTCGtcatacacggggggggggggcgggctccTCGtcatacacggggggggggggggggactcctcgTCATACACCGGAGGGGGGGGACGACTCCTCGTCATACACCGGAGGGGGGGGACGGACTCCTCGTCATacaccggagggggggggggactcctcgtcatacaccggaggggggggggactcctcgtcatacaccggaggggggggggactcctcgtcatacaccggagggggggggggactcctcgtcatacaccggagggggggggggactcctcgtcatacaccggaggggggggggactcctcgtcatacaccggaggggggggggggggactcctcgtcatacaccggaggggggggggggggactcctcgtcatacaccggagggggggggggggactcctcgtcatacaccggaggggggggggggactcctcgtcatacaccggaggggggggggggactcctcgtcatacaccggagggggggggggactcctcgtcatacaccggagggggggggggactcctcgtcatacaccggaggggggggggggactcctcgtcatacaccggaggggggggggactcctcgtcatacaccggggggggggggagactcctcgtcatacaccggagggggggggggactcctcgTCATACACCGGGGGGCTCCTCGtcatacacggggggggggctcctcatcatacacgggggggggctcctcatcatacacgGGGGGCTCATCATACACGGGGGGCTCATCATACACCGGAGGGGGGGGCTCCTCGTCGTAcaccggaggggggggggctcctcgtcgtacaccggaggggggggggctcctcgtcgtacagcggaggggggggggctcctctTCGTACAGCGGAGGGGGGCTCATCGTCGTACACCGGAGGGGGGCTCATCGtcatacagaggggggggggctcctcgtcatacaccggaggggggggggggggctcctcgtcatacaccggagaggggggggggctcctcgtcatacaccggagggggggggggctcctcgtcatacacggggggggggggcgggctccTCGtcatacacgggggggggggcggactcctcgtcatacaccggaggggagggggggggactcctcgtcatacaccggaggggagggggggggactcctcgtcatacaccggaggggagggggggggactcctcgtcatacaccggaggggaggg is a genomic window of Rhinoderma darwinii isolate aRhiDar2 chromosome 7, aRhiDar2.hap1, whole genome shotgun sequence containing:
- the LURAP1 gene encoding leucine rich adaptor protein 1, with product MEAAPDLRDVENKVGRKTPESLLRWMREEPELRSCWTGSRRGRLGEKIEALRVELACLRAIDIQILQQLLLVNEGIEGVKWILEEKGPLTSRCSSLTSSQYSLAGSRETSRRGSWNSVHDPTDRLDSISIGSFLDTLADDMDEYSLSASESLVSSTPHRLPLTSADHYMSGTRPPNGPLKHPQPDVKPPEEKTKLRPSQNGRASGTAPLEYEAHWRWVQSQDDVTFL